The following are encoded in a window of Staphylospora marina genomic DNA:
- a CDS encoding ankyrin repeat domain-containing protein produces the protein MTVKELFQVCEQGDLVILKTLLDKNPEWIHATRKSWDQEETLLHAAPTPEIASYLLDQGIPVDVNINPNNRWTPVLGAAWRHNWDTVRFLIQKGADVFVRDHNNNGLLELSIFDRQFDLVEELLNRGVPVDVKGALKWAVQRGPLKLIRRMLEQVADVNAETALGAYPLKYAIERGDVEIVRCLLEAGADPKHGLFQVGDSQKYGGVPFPVAKELFFLLLQFGAPTIIETRNILHNLAGASEEWIPVMKQIPGFHELVRMKSRHGRLPQHCASSKKMFEFLAESSRVFGDRPIHAHPKPDPDEPPGQIILLHPRRDELVIAQQRGVLSRWRYTPRLEWVCGIQTDQHDIEDLLLSPDGEWFAMTARKVFGVELRQFDDLSVIRTLKGEKSCAYEKGMITPDGSTLIVEWGDAWNFSWFQWKSGRTGFASMEDLGIREGFRGGDVLSPDGEKWAFVVMSEDEDDYEMSLNVIPMPFDQKGWKKSCKFDLYPGWIYAVLGTAFHPDSDRVFFYVNVSDWVDGRSVVEDRLIACSVSENRMLWSVTLTTGIERDDEKLPDTSRLVVKGDKIACATPESKLFFLDVQTGSVLREVPVNGKILAIGLHPDGDKLRVATDVEMQLVDWE, from the coding sequence ATGACCGTAAAGGAATTGTTTCAAGTCTGTGAGCAGGGAGACCTCGTGATCCTGAAGACCCTGCTTGATAAGAATCCTGAGTGGATTCACGCAACTCGAAAAAGCTGGGATCAAGAAGAGACCTTGCTCCATGCAGCGCCGACTCCGGAAATCGCTTCGTATCTGCTGGACCAAGGGATTCCGGTGGATGTGAACATCAATCCAAACAACAGGTGGACACCGGTGCTGGGGGCAGCCTGGCGGCACAATTGGGACACGGTCCGCTTCCTGATCCAGAAAGGGGCGGATGTGTTCGTCCGGGATCACAATAACAATGGGCTGTTGGAATTGTCGATATTCGACCGTCAATTCGACTTGGTCGAAGAATTGCTGAACCGGGGCGTTCCGGTGGATGTGAAAGGAGCTTTGAAATGGGCCGTTCAGAGAGGTCCGCTTAAGCTGATTCGCCGCATGCTGGAACAAGTGGCTGACGTGAATGCCGAAACCGCACTTGGTGCGTATCCCCTGAAATATGCGATCGAGCGGGGAGACGTGGAGATCGTGCGCTGTCTGCTGGAAGCGGGAGCAGATCCGAAACATGGTTTGTTTCAGGTGGGGGACTCTCAGAAGTATGGTGGAGTACCGTTTCCTGTTGCGAAAGAGCTCTTCTTCTTGTTGCTTCAATTCGGCGCACCCACCATCATCGAAACTCGCAACATTTTGCACAACTTGGCGGGGGCATCCGAAGAATGGATCCCGGTAATGAAACAGATTCCCGGCTTTCATGAACTGGTTCGCATGAAGAGTCGTCATGGACGATTGCCGCAACATTGCGCTTCCAGCAAAAAGATGTTTGAGTTTCTGGCGGAGTCTTCAAGGGTCTTTGGCGATCGGCCGATCCATGCCCATCCAAAGCCGGATCCGGATGAGCCGCCCGGGCAAATCATTCTTCTGCACCCCCGGCGGGATGAATTGGTGATCGCCCAACAGAGAGGTGTGCTCAGCCGCTGGCGGTACACTCCCCGATTGGAGTGGGTGTGCGGGATTCAGACTGACCAGCACGACATCGAGGATCTGCTTCTCTCCCCGGATGGCGAATGGTTTGCCATGACTGCGCGGAAGGTGTTCGGAGTGGAATTGAGGCAGTTCGACGATTTGTCGGTCATTCGCACATTGAAAGGGGAAAAATCTTGCGCGTACGAAAAAGGCATGATCACCCCGGATGGCAGCACGCTGATTGTGGAATGGGGTGACGCCTGGAACTTCTCCTGGTTTCAGTGGAAATCGGGGAGAACCGGGTTTGCTTCGATGGAGGATTTGGGAATCCGTGAAGGATTCAGAGGAGGAGACGTCCTTTCTCCCGACGGTGAAAAGTGGGCTTTTGTCGTAATGTCAGAGGATGAAGACGATTATGAAATGAGTCTGAATGTGATCCCGATGCCGTTTGATCAGAAGGGATGGAAAAAATCCTGTAAATTTGATTTGTATCCGGGATGGATTTATGCCGTACTGGGAACGGCGTTTCATCCGGATTCGGATCGCGTGTTTTTTTATGTGAATGTGTCCGACTGGGTAGACGGACGAAGTGTGGTGGAAGACCGCCTGATCGCCTGTTCGGTGTCGGAGAACCGGATGTTGTGGAGCGTGACGCTTACTACCGGGATCGAAAGGGACGACGAAAAGCTCCCTGATACCTCTCGTCTGGTGGTCAAAGGGGACAAAATCGCCTGTGCCACCCCGGAAAGCAAGTTGTTTTTCCTGGATGTTCAAACGGGATCGGTGTTGCGGGAAGTTCCGGTGAACGGAAAGATTTTGGCCATCGGGCTTCATCCGGACGGGGACAAGCTGCGGGTGGCGACGGATGTCGAGATGCAGTTGGTGGATTGGGAGTAA
- a CDS encoding ankyrin repeat domain-containing protein → MTVKELFQACEQGDFQTLKILLEKNPEWIHATSKKEIWGMETLLHAAPTPEIASYLLDLGIPVDVSVDPNIRWTPVLAAARRQNWDTVRFLIQRGADVFVRDSRKMGLLEAAIDDGQFDLAEELLDRLVPVEVKGVPMPALELAYQKGPLQLIRRMLGRMADVNADIALGEFALKYAIDRGDVEIVRCLLEAGTDRKRGLFHVRDPYDRGEISFHVAKELFFLLLQSGAPTIIETRNILHNLAGASEEWIPVMKQIPGFHELVRMRDHHGRLPQHYASSKKMFEFLAKSSGIFGDRPIHDHSKPDPDEPPGQIILLHPWRDELVIAVQGGVLSHWRYTPRLEWVCGVQTDQHDIHDLLLSPDGEWFAMTARKLYEVQLRRFDDLSVIRSLEGEEPWTYNKGMITPDGGMLIVECKNGGNLGYTWFQWESGKSGYALMNELGIHDGSRGGDLLSSDGEKWAFVVMEEDEDEYEMSLNVVPTPFDQKGWKKSCSFDLYPAWIIAVLGTAFHPDSDRVFFYLNVSDWKDGKSMLEDRLIACSVSENRMLWSVTLTTGIARDDEKLPDTPRLVVKGDKIACATPESKLFFLDVQTGSVLREVPVNGKILAIGLHPDGDKLRVATDRKMHLVEWKPAGA, encoded by the coding sequence ATGACCGTGAAAGAATTGTTCCAAGCCTGTGAACAAGGAGACTTCCAGACTCTGAAGATTTTGTTGGAGAAAAATCCGGAGTGGATTCATGCAACCTCCAAAAAAGAAATATGGGGAATGGAAACCCTGCTCCATGCAGCGCCGACTCCGGAAATCGCTTCGTATCTGCTGGACCTGGGGATTCCGGTGGATGTGAGCGTTGATCCGAACATCAGGTGGACACCGGTACTGGCAGCGGCCCGGCGGCAAAATTGGGACACGGTACGTTTCCTGATCCAAAGAGGGGCGGATGTGTTCGTCCGGGATTCGCGAAAAATGGGGCTGTTGGAAGCAGCGATTGACGATGGTCAATTCGATTTGGCCGAAGAACTGCTGGACCGGCTCGTTCCGGTGGAAGTGAAAGGAGTGCCGATGCCGGCGTTGGAATTGGCCTATCAAAAGGGACCGCTGCAGCTGATCCGCCGAATGCTGGGAAGAATGGCTGACGTGAATGCCGATATCGCACTTGGTGAGTTTGCCCTGAAATATGCGATCGATCGGGGAGACGTGGAGATTGTGCGTTGTCTGCTGGAAGCGGGGACGGACCGGAAACGTGGTTTGTTTCATGTACGTGATCCTTATGACCGGGGAGAAATATCGTTTCATGTTGCAAAAGAGCTCTTTTTCTTGTTGCTCCAATCCGGTGCACCCACCATTATCGAAACTCGCAACATTTTGCATAACTTGGCGGGTGCATCCGAAGAATGGATCCCGGTGATGAAACAGATTCCTGGCTTCCATGAACTGGTCCGGATGAGGGATCATCACGGGCGATTGCCGCAACACTACGCCTCCAGCAAAAAAATGTTTGAATTTCTGGCGAAGTCTTCGGGGATTTTTGGCGATCGGCCGATCCATGATCATTCCAAGCCGGATCCGGATGAGCCGCCCGGGCAAATCATCCTTCTTCACCCCTGGCGGGATGAACTGGTGATCGCAGTGCAGGGAGGTGTGCTCAGTCATTGGCGATACACTCCCCGGCTGGAGTGGGTATGCGGAGTACAAACTGACCAGCACGACATTCATGATTTGCTGCTTTCCCCGGATGGCGAATGGTTTGCCATGACCGCACGGAAGTTGTACGAAGTGCAGTTGAGGAGGTTCGACGATTTGTCGGTCATCCGCTCATTGGAAGGGGAAGAACCTTGGACTTACAACAAAGGCATGATCACCCCGGATGGCGGGATGTTGATTGTGGAATGTAAAAATGGGGGGAATCTCGGTTATACCTGGTTTCAGTGGGAATCGGGGAAATCCGGTTATGCTTTGATGAATGAACTGGGAATACATGATGGATCCAGAGGAGGGGATCTCCTTTCTTCCGACGGGGAAAAGTGGGCTTTTGTCGTGATGGAGGAGGATGAAGACGAATATGAAATGAGCCTCAACGTGGTACCGACGCCGTTTGATCAGAAGGGATGGAAGAAATCCTGTAGTTTCGATCTGTATCCTGCATGGATTATTGCCGTACTGGGAACGGCGTTTCATCCGGATTCAGACCGTGTATTTTTTTATTTGAATGTGTCCGATTGGAAAGACGGAAAAAGTATGTTGGAAGACCGCCTGATCGCCTGTTCGGTGTCGGAGAACCGGATGTTGTGGAGCGTGACGCTTACTACCGGGATCGCAAGGGACGACGAAAAGCTCCCCGACACCCCTCGTCTGGTGGTCAAAGGGGACAAAATCGCCTGTGCCACCCCGGAAAGCAAGTTGTTTTTCCTGGATGTTCAAACGGGATCGGTGTTGCGGGAAGTTCCGGTGAACGGAAAGATTTTGGCCATCGGGCTTCATCCGGACGGGGACAAGCTGCGGGTGGCGACGGATCGGAAGATGCATCTGGTGGAGTGGAAACCGGCCGGAGCCTGA
- a CDS encoding ankyrin repeat domain-containing protein encodes MTVKELFQACEQGDFQTLRSLLEKNPEWIHATSKKEIWGMETLLHAAPTPEIASYLLDQGIPVDVNIDPIIRWTPVLGGARRHNWDTVRFLIQSGADVYVRDHNNNGLLEMAIYNRQFDLAEELLDRGVPVDVKGVLKWAVQEGPLKLIRRMLEKVADVNANTAHGEFPLEYAIQRGDVEIVRCLLEAGADMKHGLFQVRDSQKYGKVPFPVAKELFFLLLQSGAPTIIETHNILHNLAGASEEWIPVMKQIPGFHELVRMRDIHGRLPQHYASSRKMFKFLAESAGFTGDQPIENYSKPDPDKQSGQIILLHPWRDELVIAEQGGVLSRWRYTPRLEWVCGIQTDQHDIHDLLLSPDGKWFAMIARRVFGVELRRFDDLSVIRTLKGEKSWTYNKGFTSDGGMLIVECEDDWDVGYAWFQWKSGKSGFASMEDLGIHDGFRGGDLLSPDEEKWAFVVKHPYEDDYEMSLNIVPFPFRGGERTWFCCFPLKRDRSWERIDAVLGTAFHPDSDRVFFYVNVYDWVYGRSVVEDRLIACSVSENRMLWSVTLTSGIERDDKKLPDTSRLVVKGDKIACATPESKLLFLDVQTGSVLREVQVEGKILAIGLHPDGDKLRVATDVEMQLVDWE; translated from the coding sequence ATGACCGTGAAAGAATTGTTCCAAGCCTGTGAACAAGGAGACTTCCAGACTCTGAGATCTCTGTTGGAGAAAAATCCGGAGTGGATTCACGCAACCTCCAAAAAAGAAATATGGGGAATGGAAACACTGCTCCATGCAGCGCCAACTCCGGAAATCGCTTCGTACCTTCTGGACCAAGGGATTCCGGTGGATGTGAACATCGATCCAATCATCAGGTGGACGCCGGTGCTGGGGGGTGCTCGGCGGCACAACTGGGACACAGTTCGCTTTCTGATCCAAAGTGGGGCGGATGTGTACGTCCGGGATCACAATAACAATGGGCTGTTGGAGATGGCGATATACAATCGGCAATTCGACTTGGCTGAAGAACTGCTGGATCGTGGGGTTCCGGTGGATGTGAAAGGAGTTTTGAAATGGGCCGTTCAGGAGGGTCCGCTTAAGCTGATCCGCCGCATGCTGGAAAAAGTGGCTGACGTGAATGCCAATACCGCACATGGTGAGTTCCCTCTGGAATATGCGATCCAGCGGGGAGATGTGGAGATCGTGCGCTGCCTGCTGGAAGCGGGGGCAGATATGAAACACGGTTTGTTTCAGGTGCGTGATTCTCAGAAATATGGTAAAGTACCGTTTCCAGTTGCGAAAGAGCTCTTTTTCTTGTTGCTCCAATCCGGCGCACCCACCATCATTGAGACTCACAACATCTTGCACAACTTGGCGGGTGCATCCGAAGAATGGATCCCGGTGATGAAACAGATTCCCGGCTTTCATGAATTGGTTCGGATGAGGGATATCCACGGGCGATTGCCGCAACATTACGCCTCGAGCAGAAAGATGTTCAAGTTTCTGGCGGAGTCTGCGGGTTTCACGGGCGATCAGCCGATTGAGAACTATTCCAAACCGGATCCAGATAAGCAATCCGGGCAAATCATCCTTCTTCACCCCTGGCGGGATGAACTGGTGATCGCCGAACAGGGAGGTGTGCTTAGCCGCTGGAGGTACACGCCCCGACTGGAGTGGGTGTGCGGAATTCAGACCGACCAGCACGACATCCATGATTTGCTACTCTCCCCGGATGGCAAGTGGTTTGCCATGATCGCCCGGAGGGTGTTCGGGGTGGAGTTGAGGCGGTTCGACGATTTGTCGGTCATCCGCACATTGAAAGGGGAAAAATCCTGGACTTACAACAAAGGCTTCACCTCGGATGGCGGGATGTTGATTGTGGAATGTGAAGACGATTGGGATGTAGGTTATGCCTGGTTTCAGTGGAAATCGGGGAAATCCGGGTTTGCTTCGATGGAAGATCTGGGAATACATGATGGATTTAGAGGAGGAGACCTCCTTTCTCCTGACGAAGAAAAATGGGCCTTTGTCGTGAAGCATCCATATGAAGACGATTATGAAATGAGTCTGAATATCGTGCCGTTCCCGTTCCGGGGAGGAGAGCGGACATGGTTCTGTTGTTTTCCGTTGAAACGGGATCGGAGTTGGGAGAGGATTGATGCCGTACTGGGAACGGCGTTTCATCCGGATTCGGATCGCGTGTTTTTTTATGTGAATGTGTACGACTGGGTATACGGACGAAGTGTGGTGGAAGACCGCCTGATCGCCTGTTCGGTGTCAGAGAACCGGATGTTGTGGAGCGTGACGCTTACTTCCGGGATCGAAAGGGACGACAAAAAGCTCCCTGATACCTCTCGTCTGGTGGTCAAAGGGGACAAAATCGCCTGTGCCACCCCGGAAAGCAAATTGTTATTCCTGGATGTTCAAACGGGGTCTGTGTTGCGGGAAGTTCAGGTAGAAGGAAAGATTCTGGCCATCGGGCTGCATCCGGACGGGGACAAGCTGCGGGTGGCGACGGACGTCGAAATGCAGTTGGTGGATTGGGAATAA